From the Papaver somniferum cultivar HN1 chromosome 2, ASM357369v1, whole genome shotgun sequence genome, the window aaaagtaacggagggagtaacaaGTATCATTTAAAATGGATAAAAAAAGAATATACGATGAAGGGGACTACTTACGAATGACTGCGGTCAAGTTCCTGGTAGTATCCAAGCTGGGCCAAGCGTGATTCCCATGTATCTATTCTAACATCATTCCCATCCTGAGAAAGATCAGCTTCAGATGGAAATACCCGATCCAAATGTTCCAAAACCATAGTTCCAGTATCTTCAGCGACGGAACCAGGATTTCATGTTGGGGTGGGCTAAAAAATGCGTTCAACGATTCGTGTTTAGTAGTAGTTCGAAATGTTATACGtatgtgtataattcgatttactaATATGAGTTCGTCCCAGAAAATCCGAAGAGCATTAAGTTGACAAATTAAACTAACACTTTTAGCATTATTATGACATAACACAAACTCTAGATATATATACAAGAGGCTAGAATAGGGACTAGTCATTACTTGATAGCTATGCGTCATCCAACCCGTTCACCATTAGTTGGTTGACACCTCAGCTAACATTAAGCTAATATAATCTCTATATTTATCTCTAATCAATTCTTAATCTGGCATAGACTTAATTCAATCCAGCTTAGATTGGAACTAAACACAAATTAGCTTAACCTTAACCTAATTTGTTACTAAACCAACATAAAGTCTAACAAACAACACCAACACTTTTAGCATTATGATCGGAAGGGTATGAATACATCATGAATCTTTGGTCCTAGgtaagaatgaagttttcatttGTCAAGCATACAGAGCGATATATGTACATGGATTATTTGGATTCATAAAAGTTCAATTCAGCCAAAAATGTGGTCAATGTTTCGTGATTCAGTAGTAGTTGGGAACATTATACGtatgtgtataattcgatttattgatatgagtttggaccAGAAAATTTGAAGTACACTAAGTCAACAAAAGTAACACTTTTAGCATTATTGAAATGCCATGCTTTGACGCTTTATATCAATATTCGAAGGATATGTGTGGTACCCTCAGTAAATAAGAGTTTTGCGAGGCATccacatttatttatttattttgtaaaaaaaGATCGGGGAATATAGTTGGGATCGGATGGCCCAAGTCGGGAAAAATGATGATGGACGTGTACCCATATGCTCATCGTCGGATGACAGGGGATCCTGAATTGAATTCTGAGAAGAAATGGATAAACTCAGAATTGGaacatccatttccattatcagtGGCTGCGTGACGAAAAAAAAGATGGTTCATCCAAGTCAGATGAGCTGAGTCAGACAGCTGACTAGGATGAACCAAGTCAGCTAGTTCCAAACTCACTGCAACAGCATCACAAGCAGCAACACAATCACCCTCTAGTAACCATTATCTCATTCCAATTGTTTTTACTAGCGtctatctcacccacaacactaCAGATTATCCTTTCAACAGCATACTCACACAATCTGATTCAATTTCATTACCCCGTAATATGATCCGGACTGACTGAGTTTACAGGTGACGACTCACTTACACACCACTATTCTCAGATCTAATTTCTTCGTCTCTTAACCAGAATCACTCAAAATTAACATGTCAAATTTATAACCCCAAACTACAAAACAAAATCAATGATTTTCATCTAAAATCAAATCACTACGGATTAGAAAACCCCACCAGAAATTAGGTATGTCAATAAAACCTCTAAAATAATGAAATGAACTAATTACATGCACCTGGTTCATTCCTAAGGGGATCACAACAAAAAATAGGTAAGAAGAAAAAGCCCAAATGCATCTATATGCAGTGATTCACTTTGTCCACAAATGCAGCTGAATCCTAGGGATTTAGATGCCAACCTCTCATCAAatgatatacatataaaaaatttaGACTCCATTACCTTCAACCACTTCATTTTCATCAAAACCATTCCCTATTGTACGTTTTCTACTCTTCTTATTTGAATGCCAAGTCTATGTACGCACATAACTCCCCAAGTTGAGTCAAACTAAGCTCTCCACGTAAATTGCTGATTGATCTCTGTTTCTTCTTACTGACCCTGCTCCAAGTCCCAGACGCTGTAATAAGCCGTGGTGCCTTCTCCATCATTACCCAAATCCCGAAGAAAACGTTCCCTGTCAAaagcagcttcttcttcttcttcctcctcctcctctgcaCGCTGGGGCCATCTCTCAGCTACAAGCCCCAGCCTGGCAGTAATCTCTGCAAAACCAGGCCGATCCCTTGGATCAGTGCGCGTGCACTCCATTGCAAGCCTCACAGCCTCCATTAAGGCCCTGCGCATCCGGGTCGAGTGACCGGTCGACCAAAGCTCTCACATTCTCCATGCCCCTCTTGTAGACGGGACGAAAGCGCATCgccaaattcttctcttcctgaCCATCGTCCACTGTCGTCTGACCTGTAATAAGTTCTAAGAGAACTATGCCAAAAGCATACACATCAGCTTTGATCGACAAATGACCAGTCATTGCGTACTCAGGCGCAAGGTATCCACGAGTTCCAGCTAACTTGGTCACCACCGACTTCTCATCATCTGTCATTGCCTTCACCAGGCCATAATCCGAGATTTTGGCCCTCATATCCCTGTCAAGTAGGATATTTTTACATTTTACATCCCTGTGTACAAAGGCCTCCCTGGACAGACTGTGGAGGTAGTGCAAGCCCTTAGCCACATCTAGCGCCACTACAATCCTCTCATCCCAGCTCATGGGGTTGCCACCAGTGTCAATCCACTCAAAGAGCTTTTGGTGTAGTGTTCCGCTCTCCATGAATTCGTAAACAATCAGATGCTCAACGCCTTGGTTACAGAACCCAATCACAGATACGAGGTGTCTGTGTGTCATCTTCAAAATGGAGAGCTCAGCCTGGAACGCCATCAACCCAGCTACGCCTAATATGAGATTCAGCCTCTCAACAGCAACCTCGGTCCCGTCCGGAAACTTCCCTCTATAGACCTTCCCAAATGCCCCCTCGCCTAACAAATTTTGTTCACTGAAGTTTTGCGTTACCTCTTGTAGGAAACCAAAGGAGAACTCGCCTTCCACCCTTGAAGAGCAATTACCAGCTTCGGTGTTGTGCAGCTGAATAGTGGGCTGGCGCACAGCATTACCAGCTTCTGTAGGCTGCATCCGATTAGCCAGCTGGCGCGAAGCTTCCAAAGTTTGCATTCCTTTGCCTGTACGTACTAGCATCTCCAAccgcttcttcttccttctctggaAGTAGCAgaacacagcaacaacaacacaaaTTACAAGTACAACTGCTACCACTATCCCAGCTATCGCAGGTGCCGATAACCCATGATGTCCTGCATGATCTAGAGTACTATTGGGAGAAGAGGAAAATAAGGTTGGTGAATCAGCAGCCATCTGTAGAAGTACAATAATAGATACAATTCAGATGCCGTACATATCAAGAGTAAAAAAAACAGTATGTTCTCTAAACAGTATTTCAGATGCCGTACATATCAAGAGTCAAAAAAACTTTGTTTCAGATTATGGTACATGATGCTAAGTCAGAAAATCCGTAATCAGTTAACAAAGGTACACATTTAAACATCTACAGTGGCCAATTCTGACATCAAAAGCTTCCAGGACATGAATGCGGCATTACTCTCAATGTGGTTCCCTAAACAAGCAAGCAACTAGCAAAAATAATAGATAAAATTCTAATTAGGCGTTGTAACTATCACTTATGTCTGTTAATAACAATATCATTAGTTTAAGTCGCATGTTAATTAAAGTTATGCAATGCTAATATGGGGCGActgcatcttttttttttaatgttttgaaTCATAAAAGACAATTAACTGAAATTCAAAAAATCAACACAATTTCCAATCTAGATAGAACTCTAACAAAGGGTTTCATTTTCGTTACTGCCTCGATCTTACAGACCTATAGATTGCTGAACCCTTTTAGGAAAATGGGGCATCTAATAGTGAACAATCGAAATGTAATCTGCAATCAAATtcacaaaacaaaaacatgaGCTTCTTTAACCTCCAAAATGATGAATGCCGGAAGCTAGTAGTGAGAACCACCaaaccttcttctttttcttcttgatcAGATTAAGCCCTGAAATTGACATTTAAACATACAAAATTACAGAAATCAggtttttttttgctttctttaACACAGATGAAGTCCTGAAATTTCACAAAACATACTTATCTGTCAGACCTCATAATTCCTTACATTATCAATTAAGAAATACCAGATACACATTTAAAGATGATATACATGTATTTTTAAACAGTATGTTCTCTAAACAGTATTTCAGATGCCGTACATATCAAGAGTCAAAAAACTTTGTTTCAGATTATGGTACATGATGCTAAGTCAAAAAAATCCGTTATCAGTGAACAAAGGTACACATTTGAACATATACAGTATGGCCAATTCTGACATCAAAACCTTTCAGGACATGAATACGGCATTACTCTCAAAGTTGTTATGGAGACAAACAAACTTATGGAGTGAAATCAAATCATTACTGAGAAAAAAAAGGTTTCTGGTTTAAGTTGTTATGGAGAGAGACAAACAATCAAGTTATATATTAGGGAAAGAAAAACATACAACTTACTTGTATATTTTCTTCAGGTTTAGGAATTAGTCTGATCATGGAATGGTTCTTCAAATCGATTTCCAATTCAGAAACTCTTGTGAAAATTCACAAAACCTGTGCAATAGGTTTTCTACTTGTGCAAACTAATCACAACATCTTCAGTCCCTGCAAAAATTGAATCAAAAgagaaattaatcacaaaaattgAATCAAAAGAGAAATTAAACACACTCATACTACTTGGATAACAACACAAAACCTACATGTCTACTTTTCTGGTATAAGAATTATTAGTCTGGTCTTCTCCTTCAATCAGTTTTTTCTTCAGATCTGATGAGTTGTAACAAAGACATATAAAACAAAAAGGAGGGAGTAGCTAGGATAATTAATGGGGGCATTGATTGTATGAAGAAAAAATGCTGCATTATTCCTTTGAGCTCTTCCATTTTTGGGAAGATAGGGAAGAACAAGAGGGAAGGAATTAAGTGATGGTGGGTCCCCGGTTGGCTATTTCTAACAAAGAGAGGGAAGAAAGAGGAAACATTTTACCTGTTTGTTTTAAATCACTATCTCTGGCTCCTCATATTTATCATGTCCCCCAATCTGATAAGGGCTCACCACATCCTCCTCCACTACAGCTACTTGTCTCATTTCACAGGATAAGGGCTCACCAGATTCTTCAACTTTCCGTGGTTACATTTTGATTCAACCTGAGCCATTTATACCCTTTTCTCCCATGATAAAATTACATCTCTTGTCCGAGCCCTCTCTTCGTACTAAACTTACCAGCCAACATATCCATCTCGAAACCCATAAAATCATCACCTATCCTTGCTGCTGCCGATTCTTAAGGTTCCATACATCCACCAGTCGACCAGCTCCTTGCCTCGCTGCCATCTCAGCCAACTACATGTCCATCTCAGCCAACTGAGCTCCATTGGCAACACGTTCCTTGCCAGTAAAAATATCAGTAGCGCCATCTCGACGAACACCCATTCGTTCACCACTGCAATCTACTGCTTCGACTCAAACATTATTAAACAGAACCCATTGACTCAAATCATTTAACCACAAAACACCAGATTATTATCGGACCAAAAGCATCACAAGCACCCCAAATCTCAAGCTAACAGACCCCCACTGAATATACGATTAAACCCAATCTGGACTGCAAGATAAAACCCCATATACAATCAATATCGAGTACACCATCGAGCCACAAACTTCCATCCATCGATAACCACCTTTGCCTGTTATTTCAGCCATTAAGAACAATCGGAACCTTGAATCCATTGCTGTTGTTTCTCGACTAGCCAACGACACCTAAATCTGTTGTTGGAACTACCACACCCCATCAGTTGCATCTCATGCAGATACCCTCTCCATCTCGGTTTGACGACAGCAGCTTTCTCCGACTGCCTACTACCAGCATTTTCCGTCTCGACTACAGCTCTTTCTCCACTTCGCAGGCATCTTGTATACCAAAACTCCGAGCAGCAACCCACCAACCGAGACCCCGCACATCATTCACGACTACCAGCCACATCAATAACCTCAACTCTATCGCCTTTGATACCCAAACCTCCATTACAAGTTTGAATCACTGAACTTGCTACTGACTAACCTTCAACCGAGACTAAGGTAACCACTCCACTGCTACAGCCATCAATCAATCACAACCAAAATTGCCTGGGTAAAAACCCTTCTCAGCCTCTTAGCTCCATTACACAGCCAACAATTAATCTCAATTCCAAACAACAACTAACTGAGAATTAACCACAAACCAGCATCAACAACTTGCACATTGATCGTATTTCAATCCACATAAAACCCCCAAATCTGTTCTTGGTGGTAGATGAAATCCATCACCAATCAAAACAATAACATATGcagacaaacccatttgattaatTCACCATCTTACCTTTGCATTCTATCTAGAATCCCTCGAATTAGTCCCAATCTCAGAAACCCCTGAATCCATTGTACATTCACTGCCCTCTTCGTTTCCCTTTTCATACCAGCAATAACAACTCTTGAATCTCCTCCTTTCTCGCTGGTTCTCAGCTTCAAACCAGTCCACTTACTTCAGCAAATCgaactcctcaaaatcttcaattaaacccaATTTCAGAAGAATCCCACCGTTACAAATTCAGCCAACACCACCTCTTTGCAGCTGTGGATTGAGACCAACCAGTTGCACCCAAAtctcaatcttcaatcttctgaTTTCGGGAGTGGAACTTGAACTCTGTAGAAAATCAAAAAACTGCTCGAAAGGGTACTTGAAATCTCAATCTTCAACCAGCTTAgtgatcaaaaccctagtttgcgaTAAGAGTACAAGCACGAAAATATTGTGGAGGAGAATTGGCCACGTCTTCCACCATCTTTGACGCTCTGTCCGGATTAGGCGgtctgacttttttttttttttttttttttttttaagaatggaATTTATTAAATTATTAGTGAACTGTTACACAAGGATAGTGAATtccgcaagattcatcaattacaATTAGATTGGCAAGCCTTGAATCTTTATCAACATGATATTGGTCAAGATTAGTCGTCTTCGAACAGGAGTTGCATCGATGGGGGATGTTGGTGTCGAAGGTCGAAAGACCTTCGGTCAATGCTTTCCATAAGAAAAGTTGAATTTTTGATGGACATGCAATGCCCGCAAGAATTTATATGGAGGTAGAGGTGTTCGATGCAGTTGATCGAAGTTGCTAATCAGGTCTTCGTATCTTGTTGCTGCTCCTAGTGATATCTGTCTGCTCCTAGTGATAATCGAAGAAGTATAGATGTCCACCCTCAGTTAGATATCTTCATAATTTTCATCGAAGTCTAATTCCCAAGAAGGAAGACACTTGTACTCCCAAAGATTTTAGACCCCTAAGTCTAATTGGGAATGAATATAAGATAATCTCAAAGATACTGGATGAAAGATTGAAGACCATTATGCCTTCCCTTATATCTGAATTCCAAGGAGCCTTTGTTCATGATAGGCAAATTCTGGATGGTGTTCTAATAGCCAATGAGTGTGTGGATAGTAGATTGAAATCCAAAATTGCTGGAATTTTGTGCAAAGTTGATATGGAAAAAGCATGATAACATAAATTAGGGAAGCATTATTTTGTATTGTTCATAAACATGTCTTTGGTGAGAAGTGGATTGGTTCACTCCAACATTAAACATGTTGGCTATTTTCAAAAGTGTtcccatatgtgtcttcttctgtAGAAATTTGCAAATGCATAAAATATTTGCAATCGACTTGAGAATTGGCTAATCATTTGTTCTGTAAAATCTACTTCTTCGTAGTGGTCATGTTGTGGCTTCTTCAACCTGGATTTAAGTTTCAAGTTTTTCCCCAATGTTGCTTCTCTGCGATGGTCGTGTTGTGACTTCTTCAACCTGGATTTAAGtttcaagtttttccacaatcctactaCCTTCCATCTTTTTTCTCATTCATAAAAACATCTGACATTCGTGGTTTTTCACGACAGTTATATATTAACATTGCAAATACTTGAGCTTTTCTAGTTGTGATTCAATGACCattctgttagatgaaaaaccaatTTGTGGTCATTTTGAATATATCCAAGGGAATTGCATCAGACCATGCGgtcatccatgaaacataatggaaaaATATCTTTTGCTCCCACACATAACATTTGTTTTCCTTTGCTTTTAGAAAACATGATATTGGTTGAGAACGTTTTCGGTTTGGTTtggaaaatattagttgtaagagcaactgcaatggtgcgagtataaccaaagatcaaagaccaaaaaaaatgaccaaatttgagtttagtctggtgtgtgacgctatgggtagaagactaaatttggtcgagcgtgcactatacgttcgcctggtgtggggcgtaaactATACGTTCGCCCGATCAGATTccagaaaactaaaaaaaaaaaaaaacattggggcggaggtataaagtacgcctggtgtggggcggggactttatgcacgcctggtgtggggcattAACTATAcacccgcctggtggtggggcattaactatacgttcgctcgactatatttggttttggtcttggtcttggaccaaatatagtctgagaTTTGGTCTTTGGTCCGGATTTTAATCGATAGTTCGTCTGTTGTGTCTCGTTTTTTGACCaaatatttggttatactcgcccactgtggttgctctaatgtATCATTTCATTTATAATTTAAGGAAAAACATGATCCTTATTGATAGACAGATTTATGTGTCTGATTTGATATCAATTATCAATTTTATTGGTAcccttttttgtatttatttttgtattttatgtttttgtaggtgttttgggaGAAATAAAATTTTgcagagaaattggctcgaaaagtggttttacATTCCATGAGAAAATTACTATAGGCACCCAAAAATGTCTTAAAGGAACCCCAGAGCCTAGTTAGAAAttcgagacacggaaaaaattTCACgacgacaaacgtacgagtattatacgattTCCGGTCATTCGGATTCGGTCATAAAGTCAGTCTATGGTGCAGAATACGACAGTAGTTCGGAACGACATATTACGTGTATAATTCCTTTTAGACATATGAGTCCCAAACGGAAAATTCTAATAAATAGAAATTTTATTTTCATGGTTACATTGAATCATAAATATGATTTAAACTAAGTTTTATGTGTTATATAGAtaatacattaaaaatatataAGAACAAGCAAAATAGCTCAATAACTCAATGGTAACAATCTTATTTGGCAAACTAAGGGTCATGAGATCAATTCCCTTTACTAAGGTTCAGTGATAGTTCGAAAATATGATTCGAACTCGATCAGTTCGAAAACGTTCGCGAATAATTTGTCGAATTATTAATTTGACCGCGGAGGAGTGATAAAAGCACCCCGAAAATTGTATATCTTCCCTTTATTTGGGTCAATCCCTACAACATTTGTATCTATTTTGAAAGattcaaaataattttggaaaat encodes:
- the LOC113350466 gene encoding receptor-like kinase TMK4, whose amino-acid sequence is MAADSPTLFSSSPNSTLDHAGHHGLSAPAIAGIVVAVVLVICVVVAVFCYFQRRKKKRLEMLVRTGKGMQTLEASRQLANRMQPTEAGNAVRQPTIQLHNTEAGNCSSRVEGEFSFGFLQEVTQNFSEQNLLGEGAFGKVYRGKFPDGTEVAVERLNLILGVAGLMAFQAELSILKMTHRHLVSVIGFCNQGVEHLIVYEFMESGTLHQKLFEWIDTGGNPMSWDERIVVALDVAKGLHYLHSLSREAFVHRDVKCKNILLDRDMRAKISDYGLVKAMTDDEKSVVTKLAGTRGYLAPEYAMTGHLSIKADVYAFGIVLLELITGQTTVDDGQEEKNLAMRFRPVYKRGMENVRALVDRSLDPDAQGLNGGCEACNGVHAH